Proteins encoded within one genomic window of Brachybacterium avium:
- the rpoB gene encoding DNA-directed RNA polymerase subunit beta, with amino-acid sequence MAASSTDRTTDIALRTASPRVTFAKLGDPIEVPDLLSLQTTSFDWLLGNERWQERAAEASAAGREDVPQASGLADILEEISPIEDFAGNMSLSFRDHTFDDPKYTVDECKEKDLTYAAPLYVIAEFMNNETGEIKTQTVFMGEFPLMTDKGTFIINGTERVVVSQLVRSPGVYFEESIDKTSDKHIFSAKVIPSRGAWLEFEVDKRDQVGVRIDRKRKQSVTTLLQALGMSHSDILEEFGEFESMRSTLEKDRIASQDEALIDIYRKQRPGEPPTRDAGEAMLNNLYFNSKRYDLAKVGRYKIDKKLGLEGSLSESTLRLQDVVAAIKYIVALHDGVSEYTSTDGKAVRVETDDIDHFGNRRIRAVGELIQNQVRTGLSRMERVVRERMTTQDVEAITPLTLINIRPVTAAIKEFFGTSQLSQFMDQNNPLSGLTHKRRLSALGPGGLSRDRAGMEVRDVHPSHYGRMCPIETPEGPNIGLIGSLATFARINPFGFIESPYRKVVSGQVTDEVVYLTADDEDRHIIAQANAKIDEQGRFLEEEVLVRLPGGEPDLVVVADVDFMDVSARQMVSVATAMIPFLEHDDANRALMGSNMQRQAVPLLRSEMPLVGTGMERRAAVDAGDVITAAKAGVIEELSADLIVVMADDGTRQTYPIGKFQRSNAGNSYNQRVLFDEGDRVEAGSILADGPSTDQGELAIGKNLLVAFMSWEGHNYEDGIILSSRMVQDDVLTSIHIEEHEVDARDTKLGREEITRDIPNVGDDVLADLDERGIIRIGAEVEPGDILVGKVTPKGETELTPEERLLRAIFGEKAREVRDTSLRVPHGETGTVIGVQVFNEDEDGDILPTGVNEMVRVYVAQKRKITDGDKLAGRHGNKGVIAKILPVEDMPFLEDGTPIDIILNPMGVPGRMNIGQVMETHLGWVAKAGWDLDPADPTAADLPEGALHGEPDTPVAVPVFDGLTADEVTGLIANHRPNRDGERMVKENGKARMYDGRSGEPFPEPVSVGYMYMLKLHHLVDDKLHARSTGPYSMITQQPLGGKAQFGGQRFGEMEVWALEAYGAAYALQELLTIKSDDIAGRVKVYEAIVKGENIPEPGIPESFRVLLKEMQSLCLNVEVLSSDGTAQEVQESDEEVFRAAEELGIDLSRRPHEGVGSIEEV; translated from the coding sequence TTGGCTGCCTCGAGCACCGATCGCACCACTGACATCGCACTTCGTACCGCCTCGCCTCGCGTCACCTTCGCGAAGCTCGGCGACCCCATCGAGGTCCCGGATCTGCTGAGTCTGCAGACGACCTCTTTCGACTGGCTGCTCGGCAACGAGCGCTGGCAGGAGCGTGCCGCTGAGGCCTCCGCCGCCGGTCGCGAGGACGTCCCGCAGGCCTCCGGTCTCGCGGACATCCTCGAGGAGATCTCTCCGATCGAGGACTTCGCCGGCAATATGTCGCTGTCGTTCCGCGATCACACCTTCGACGACCCGAAGTACACGGTCGACGAATGCAAGGAGAAGGACCTCACCTACGCGGCTCCGCTGTACGTCATCGCGGAGTTCATGAACAACGAGACCGGTGAGATCAAGACCCAGACGGTCTTCATGGGCGAGTTCCCGCTCATGACGGACAAGGGCACGTTCATCATCAACGGCACCGAGCGCGTCGTCGTCTCGCAGCTGGTCCGCTCCCCGGGCGTGTACTTCGAGGAGTCGATCGACAAGACCTCCGACAAGCACATCTTCTCGGCGAAGGTCATCCCTTCCCGCGGTGCGTGGCTCGAGTTCGAGGTCGACAAGCGCGACCAGGTCGGTGTGCGCATCGACCGCAAGCGCAAGCAGTCCGTCACCACCCTGCTGCAGGCGCTCGGCATGTCGCACAGCGACATCCTCGAGGAGTTCGGCGAGTTCGAGTCGATGCGCTCCACGCTCGAGAAGGACCGCATCGCCTCCCAGGACGAGGCGCTCATCGACATCTACCGCAAGCAGCGTCCGGGCGAGCCGCCCACGCGCGATGCGGGCGAGGCGATGCTGAACAACCTCTACTTCAACTCCAAGCGCTACGACCTGGCGAAGGTCGGCCGCTACAAGATCGACAAGAAGCTCGGCCTCGAGGGGAGCCTCTCCGAGTCGACCCTGCGTCTGCAGGACGTCGTCGCCGCCATCAAGTACATCGTGGCGCTGCACGACGGCGTCTCGGAGTACACCAGCACCGACGGCAAGGCCGTGCGCGTGGAGACGGACGACATCGACCACTTCGGCAACCGTCGCATCCGCGCGGTGGGCGAGCTGATCCAGAACCAGGTCCGCACCGGCCTGTCCCGCATGGAGCGCGTCGTCCGCGAGCGCATGACCACGCAGGACGTCGAGGCGATCACGCCGCTGACGCTGATCAACATCCGTCCGGTCACCGCCGCGATCAAGGAGTTCTTCGGGACCTCCCAGCTGTCGCAGTTCATGGACCAGAACAACCCGCTGTCGGGGCTGACGCACAAGCGTCGTCTCTCGGCGCTCGGGCCGGGCGGTCTCTCTCGTGACCGCGCCGGCATGGAGGTCCGTGACGTCCACCCCTCGCACTACGGCCGCATGTGCCCGATCGAGACCCCCGAGGGACCGAACATCGGTCTGATCGGCTCGCTGGCGACCTTCGCCCGCATCAACCCCTTCGGCTTCATCGAGAGTCCGTACCGCAAGGTCGTCAGCGGCCAGGTCACGGACGAGGTCGTGTACCTCACGGCCGATGACGAGGATCGTCACATCATCGCCCAGGCGAACGCGAAGATCGACGAGCAGGGACGCTTCCTCGAGGAGGAGGTGCTGGTGCGCCTTCCCGGCGGCGAGCCCGACCTGGTCGTCGTCGCCGACGTGGACTTTATGGACGTCTCCGCACGTCAGATGGTCTCCGTCGCCACCGCGATGATCCCCTTCCTCGAGCATGATGACGCCAACCGTGCGCTCATGGGCTCGAACATGCAGCGCCAGGCCGTGCCGCTGCTCCGTTCCGAGATGCCGCTGGTCGGCACCGGCATGGAGCGTCGCGCCGCGGTCGACGCGGGCGATGTGATCACCGCTGCGAAGGCCGGCGTCATCGAGGAGCTCTCCGCCGACCTCATCGTGGTGATGGCCGACGACGGCACGCGTCAGACCTACCCGATCGGGAAGTTCCAGCGCTCCAACGCCGGCAACTCCTACAATCAGCGCGTGCTCTTCGACGAGGGTGACCGCGTCGAGGCCGGATCGATCCTGGCCGATGGCCCCTCGACCGACCAGGGTGAGCTGGCCATCGGCAAGAACCTGCTGGTCGCGTTCATGTCGTGGGAGGGCCATAACTACGAGGACGGCATCATCCTGTCCTCGCGGATGGTCCAGGACGACGTCCTCACCTCGATCCACATCGAGGAGCACGAGGTCGATGCGCGCGACACCAAGCTCGGGCGCGAGGAGATCACCCGGGACATCCCGAACGTCGGCGACGACGTGCTGGCCGATCTCGACGAGCGCGGCATCATCCGCATCGGTGCCGAGGTCGAGCCGGGAGACATCCTGGTCGGCAAGGTCACCCCGAAGGGCGAGACCGAGCTGACCCCGGAGGAGCGCCTGCTGCGCGCCATCTTCGGCGAGAAGGCCCGCGAGGTGCGCGACACCTCGCTGCGCGTCCCGCACGGCGAGACCGGCACCGTCATCGGCGTGCAGGTCTTCAACGAGGACGAGGACGGGGACATCCTGCCCACGGGCGTCAACGAGATGGTCCGCGTCTACGTCGCGCAGAAGCGCAAGATCACCGACGGCGACAAGCTCGCCGGCCGTCACGGCAACAAGGGCGTCATCGCGAAGATCCTGCCGGTCGAGGACATGCCGTTCCTGGAGGACGGCACCCCGATCGACATCATCCTGAACCCGATGGGCGTGCCCGGCCGTATGAACATCGGGCAGGTCATGGAGACCCACCTCGGCTGGGTCGCCAAGGCCGGCTGGGACCTGGATCCGGCTGACCCGACGGCCGCGGACCTGCCGGAGGGCGCGCTGCATGGCGAGCCCGACACCCCGGTCGCGGTCCCCGTCTTCGACGGCCTCACCGCCGACGAGGTCACCGGTCTGATCGCCAATCACCGCCCCAACCGGGACGGCGAGCGGATGGTCAAGGAGAACGGCAAGGCGCGCATGTACGACGGCCGCTCCGGCGAGCCGTTCCCGGAGCCGGTCTCCGTGGGCTACATGTACATGCTGAAGCTCCACCACCTGGTGGACGACAAGCTGCACGCGCGCTCGACGGGCCCGTACTCGATGATCACGCAGCAGCCGCTGGGCGGTAAGGCCCAGTTCGGCGGCCAGCGCTTCGGCGAGATGGAGGTGTGGGCCCTGGAGGCCTACGGTGCCGCCTACGCCCTGCAGGAGCTGCTGACCATCAAGTCCGACGACATCGCCGGCCGCGTGAAGGTTTACGAGGCCATCGTCAAGGGAGAGAACATCCCCGAGCCCGGCATCCCGGAGTCCTTCCGTGTGCTGCTCAAGGAGATGCAGTCCCTGTGCCTGAATGTGGAGGTGCTGTCCAGCGACGGCACCGCGCAGGAGGTCCAGGAGAGCGACGAGGAGGTCTTCCGCGCCGCGGAGGAGCTCGGCATCGACCTGTCCCGCCGACCCCACGAGGGCGTCGGCTCCATCGAAGAGGTCTGA
- the rplL gene encoding 50S ribosomal protein L7/L12 encodes MAKLSNDELIEAFKEMSLIELSEFVKQFEDVFDVTAAAPVAVAAAGGAAAGGEAEAEEEQTEFDVILESAGSAKIAVIKEVRGLTSLGLKEAKALVDEAPKAVLEGVKQEDAEAAKAKLEEAGATASVK; translated from the coding sequence ATGGCGAAGCTCAGCAACGACGAGCTCATCGAAGCTTTCAAGGAGATGTCCCTCATCGAGCTCTCCGAGTTCGTGAAGCAGTTCGAGGACGTCTTCGACGTGACCGCCGCCGCTCCCGTGGCCGTCGCCGCTGCCGGTGGCGCCGCCGCCGGTGGCGAGGCCGAGGCCGAGGAGGAGCAGACCGAGTTCGACGTCATCCTCGAGTCCGCCGGTTCCGCGAAGATCGCCGTCATCAAGGAGGTGCGCGGCCTCACCTCCCTCGGTCTGAAGGAGGCCAAGGCGCTCGTCGACGAGGCGCCCAAGGCTGTTCTCGAGGGTGTCAAGCAGGAGGACGCCGAGGCTGCCAAGGCCAAGCTCGAGGAGGCCGGCGCGACCGCTTCCGTCAAGTGA
- the rplJ gene encoding 50S ribosomal protein L10, which yields MANPEKVDAVAEIVELFRDSDAAVITEYRGLSVEELKELRRSLGSETTYAVVKNTLTEIAAREAGIDVFDGTLNGPTAIAFIKGEPVEPAKALRDFAKTHENLVVKSGYFEGKLLSKEDVQKLADLESREVLLAKAAGAMKASMSKAAAVFAAPLSKTARTVDALRAKQEAA from the coding sequence ATGGCGAACCCCGAAAAGGTCGACGCCGTCGCCGAGATCGTGGAACTGTTCCGCGATTCCGACGCCGCCGTCATCACCGAATATCGCGGGCTCAGCGTGGAGGAGCTCAAGGAGCTCCGCCGCTCGCTGGGTTCCGAGACGACCTACGCCGTGGTGAAGAACACGCTCACGGAGATCGCCGCCCGCGAGGCCGGCATCGACGTGTTCGACGGCACGCTCAACGGGCCGACCGCTATCGCCTTCATCAAGGGCGAACCGGTGGAGCCTGCTAAGGCTCTGCGTGACTTCGCCAAGACCCACGAGAACCTCGTGGTCAAGTCCGGCTACTTCGAGGGCAAGCTGCTCTCGAAGGAGGACGTCCAGAAGCTCGCGGACCTCGAGTCCCGCGAGGTCCTGCTGGCCAAGGCTGCCGGCGCCATGAAGGCGTCGATGTCCAAGGCCGCCGCAGTGTTTGCGGCGCCGCTGTCCAAGACAGCGCGCACCGTGGACGCGCTGCGGGCCAAGCAGGAAGCCGCCTGA
- the rplA gene encoding 50S ribosomal protein L1, producing MGFRSKAYKNGAALIEEGRAYSPLDALRLAQKSSPAKFDASVEVSMRLGVDPRKADQMVRGTVNLPNGTGKTARVIVFATGAQVEAALAAGADEVGDDELIEKVAGGWTDFDAAVATPNLMGKVGKLGRVLGPRGLMPNPKTGTVTMDVTKAVSDIKGGKIEFRTDRAANLHYLVGKVSFSDQQLVENYVAALDEILRLKPSSSKGRYIEKITVSTTMGPGVPVDVNRTRNLLEDTDEA from the coding sequence ATGGGTTTCCGTAGCAAGGCATACAAGAACGGTGCGGCCCTGATCGAAGAGGGTCGTGCATACTCCCCGCTGGACGCGCTGCGTCTGGCGCAGAAGTCCTCCCCGGCCAAGTTCGACGCCTCGGTCGAGGTCTCGATGCGCCTGGGCGTGGATCCCCGCAAGGCGGATCAGATGGTGCGCGGCACCGTCAACCTGCCCAACGGCACCGGCAAGACCGCTCGCGTCATCGTCTTCGCGACCGGTGCGCAGGTGGAGGCCGCTCTCGCGGCCGGCGCCGACGAGGTCGGCGACGACGAGCTGATCGAGAAGGTCGCCGGTGGCTGGACCGACTTCGACGCGGCCGTGGCCACGCCGAACCTGATGGGCAAGGTCGGCAAGCTGGGCCGTGTGCTCGGCCCCCGTGGTCTGATGCCGAACCCCAAGACCGGCACCGTCACCATGGACGTGACCAAGGCCGTGTCCGACATCAAGGGCGGCAAGATCGAGTTCCGCACCGACCGCGCAGCCAACCTGCACTACCTGGTCGGGAAGGTCTCCTTCTCCGATCAGCAGCTGGTCGAGAACTACGTCGCCGCGCTGGATGAGATCCTCCGCCTGAAGCCGTCCTCCTCCAAGGGCCGCTACATCGAGAAGATCACCGTGTCCACCACCATGGGCCCGGGCGTCCCGGTCGACGTGAACCGCACTCGCAACCTCCTCGAAGATACCGACGAGGCCTGA
- the rplK gene encoding 50S ribosomal protein L11, producing the protein MAPKKKIASVIKLQIQAGQATPAPPVGPALGAAGVNMMEFVKAYNDRTADQRGNIIPVEITVYEDRSFTFITKTPPAAELIKKAAGLQKGSAVPHTDKVGKITQAQVREIAETKMPDLNANDTEAAAKIVEGTARSMGITVEG; encoded by the coding sequence ATGGCTCCCAAGAAGAAGATCGCGAGCGTCATCAAGCTCCAGATCCAGGCCGGCCAGGCCACACCTGCGCCGCCCGTGGGTCCCGCGCTCGGCGCTGCCGGCGTGAACATGATGGAGTTCGTGAAGGCCTACAACGATCGCACCGCCGATCAGCGTGGCAACATCATCCCGGTCGAGATCACGGTCTACGAGGACCGCTCGTTCACCTTCATCACGAAGACCCCGCCGGCCGCTGAGCTCATCAAGAAGGCCGCCGGCCTCCAGAAGGGCTCCGCCGTCCCGCACACCGACAAGGTCGGCAAGATCACCCAGGCACAGGTCCGCGAGATCGCGGAGACCAAGATGCCTGATCTGAACGCGAACGACACCGAGGCCGCGGCGAAGATCGTCGAGGGCACCGCTCGTTCCATGGGCATCACGGTGGAGGGCTGA
- the secE gene encoding preprotein translocase subunit SecE, whose translation MNSSQNAPSTPSGADAQGPGSKNPFLAIGLFLRQIIAELRKVVVPTRRELVLYSITVLIFVFLMILLIFGLDSVFSWLSRIAFTVPDL comes from the coding sequence GTGAACTCCAGCCAGAACGCCCCGTCGACACCGAGCGGTGCCGACGCCCAGGGCCCCGGGTCGAAGAACCCGTTCCTGGCGATCGGTCTGTTCCTCCGCCAGATCATCGCGGAGCTGAGGAAGGTCGTCGTCCCCACGCGTCGGGAGCTCGTCCTGTACTCCATCACGGTCCTGATCTTCGTGTTTCTTATGATCCTGCTGATCTTCGGCCTCGATTCCGTGTTCAGCTGGCTGTCCAGGATCGCCTTCACGGTCCCCGATCTGTGA
- a CDS encoding pyridoxal phosphate-dependent aminotransferase, with translation MTTDDAITSATPQHSIPHARVSQRVGAIQPSATLAVDATAKALKAAGRPVIGFGAGEPDFPTPAHIVEAAIEAAQDPRNHRYSATGGLPELKQALAESFSGTTGLEIDPAQVLVTNGGKQAVFQTFATLLDPGDEVILPAPYWTTYPEAIRQTGATEVPVLAGVEQNYVPTVEQLEAARTERTRVLLLCSPSNPTGVVLTPEQVTEIGRWALEHGIWVVTDEIYKSLTYEGMPFTSVLKAVPELAETTVLLGGVAKSFAMTGWRVGWMVGPVDVIKAATNLQSHLTSHVNNIAQRAALAALTGPDEPVEEMRVAFDRRRRLIVEKLSQVPGFTVPTPTGAFYAFPDVSQVLGRTLRGREITTSTDLATVILEEAEVAAVPGEAFGAPGHLRFSYALADEDITEGIDRVIALLSE, from the coding sequence GTGACCACCGACGATGCCATCACCTCCGCGACCCCTCAGCACTCGATCCCGCATGCTCGCGTCTCGCAGCGCGTGGGAGCGATCCAGCCCTCCGCGACCCTCGCGGTCGACGCCACGGCCAAGGCCCTCAAGGCCGCCGGTCGGCCGGTGATCGGCTTCGGTGCCGGTGAACCGGATTTCCCGACCCCGGCGCATATCGTCGAGGCGGCGATCGAGGCGGCGCAGGATCCGCGCAACCATCGCTACTCGGCCACCGGCGGGCTGCCCGAGCTGAAGCAGGCGCTGGCGGAGTCCTTCTCCGGTACGACCGGCCTGGAGATCGACCCCGCACAGGTGCTCGTGACCAACGGCGGCAAGCAGGCCGTCTTCCAGACCTTCGCGACGCTCCTGGACCCGGGCGACGAGGTCATCCTCCCCGCGCCGTACTGGACCACCTATCCCGAGGCGATCCGGCAGACCGGCGCCACCGAGGTGCCGGTCCTCGCCGGCGTCGAACAGAACTACGTCCCCACCGTGGAGCAGCTCGAGGCGGCCCGCACCGAGCGCACCCGTGTCCTGCTGCTGTGCTCCCCCTCGAACCCCACCGGCGTGGTGCTCACGCCCGAGCAGGTCACCGAGATCGGCCGCTGGGCGCTCGAGCACGGCATCTGGGTCGTCACCGACGAGATCTACAAGTCGCTGACGTACGAGGGGATGCCGTTCACCTCGGTGCTGAAGGCGGTGCCGGAGCTGGCGGAGACCACGGTGCTGCTGGGCGGGGTCGCGAAGTCCTTCGCGATGACCGGGTGGCGGGTGGGTTGGATGGTCGGCCCCGTCGACGTGATCAAGGCGGCGACCAATCTGCAGTCCCACCTCACCTCCCATGTCAACAACATCGCGCAGCGGGCGGCACTGGCCGCGCTGACTGGTCCCGACGAGCCCGTCGAGGAGATGCGGGTCGCCTTCGACCGTCGGCGTCGCCTGATCGTCGAGAAGCTCTCCCAGGTGCCGGGCTTCACCGTGCCCACCCCCACCGGTGCGTTCTACGCGTTCCCGGATGTCTCCCAGGTGCTGGGCCGGACGCTCCGCGGCCGGGAGATCACCACCTCCACCGATCTGGCGACCGTGATCCTCGAGGAGGCCGAGGTCGCCGCGGTGCCCGGCGAGGCCTTCGGTGCCCCCGGCCACCTGCGCTTCTCCTACGCGCTGGCGGATGAGGACATCACCGAGGGCATCGACCGGGTGATCGCGCTGCTGTCCGAGTGA
- a CDS encoding adenosine deaminase: MSAADGARRDLATLPKAHLHLHFTGSMRPTTLWELAAARGIRLPRSLTDEVALQVEPTRRGWFRFQRQYDAARAVVDTEQTMRRILHEAAEDDAAEGSGRLELQVDPTSYAPFVGGLTPAIEIVLDQAARSERETGVSIGIVIAASRTRHPLDARTLARLAARYAGPVVGFGLSNDERRGTTAEFAPAFRIAREAGLLSVPHGGELLGPAHVRDVVEHLGPHRLGHGVRAAEDPALLDRVVEAGIGLEVCPTSNASLGVVEQAADVPLRRLLEAGAQIALGADDPLLFGARLLEQYETARSIGLDDAELAALAASSIRVSAATDAVARRLLDGVRAWLAAPPPVGGGAPAPPPRPQRS; this comes from the coding sequence ATGAGTGCGGCTGACGGCGCCCGCCGCGATCTGGCCACCCTGCCCAAAGCGCATCTGCACCTGCACTTCACCGGGTCGATGCGGCCCACCACGTTGTGGGAGCTGGCGGCGGCGCGCGGGATCCGGCTGCCCCGCTCCCTCACCGACGAGGTCGCGCTGCAGGTCGAGCCGACCCGTCGGGGCTGGTTCCGCTTCCAGCGGCAGTACGATGCGGCGCGCGCCGTCGTCGATACCGAGCAGACGATGCGCAGGATCCTCCATGAGGCCGCCGAGGATGATGCGGCCGAGGGCTCGGGGCGACTCGAGCTGCAGGTGGACCCCACCAGCTACGCCCCGTTCGTGGGCGGGCTGACCCCGGCGATCGAGATCGTGCTGGACCAGGCCGCTCGTTCGGAGCGGGAGACCGGGGTGAGCATCGGCATCGTGATCGCCGCCTCCCGCACCCGCCACCCGCTGGATGCCCGCACGCTCGCCCGGCTGGCGGCCCGGTACGCGGGGCCGGTGGTCGGCTTCGGGCTCTCGAACGACGAGCGGCGCGGCACCACGGCCGAGTTCGCGCCGGCGTTCCGGATCGCGCGTGAGGCCGGGCTGCTGTCGGTGCCGCACGGCGGGGAGCTGCTGGGTCCCGCGCATGTGCGGGACGTGGTGGAGCATCTGGGACCGCACCGTCTGGGGCACGGCGTGCGGGCGGCGGAGGATCCTGCGCTGCTGGACCGGGTGGTCGAGGCCGGGATCGGGCTCGAGGTGTGCCCGACCTCCAACGCTTCGCTGGGAGTGGTCGAGCAGGCGGCCGACGTGCCTCTGCGGCGCCTGCTGGAGGCCGGGGCGCAGATCGCCCTGGGCGCCGATGACCCGCTGCTCTTCGGTGCTCGCCTGCTGGAGCAGTACGAGACCGCGCGGTCGATCGGCCTCGACGATGCGGAGCTGGCAGCGCTGGCCGCCTCCTCGATCAGAGTCTCGGCGGCAACCGACGCGGTGGCGCGGCGTCTGCTGGACGGGGTGCGGGCCTGGCTCGCCGCCCCTCCCCCGGTCGGCGGCGGGGCGCCCGCCCCGCCGCCGCGGCCTCAGCGGTCCTGA